A genomic segment from Tolypothrix sp. NIES-4075 encodes:
- a CDS encoding ARPP-2 domain-containing protein translates to MTLNALSHGLGCRFESSFSGHYIPGLEDALRVFEIHETQVGVLVFIAEAFTSAFIVSTPQHYRVLHTSLLEDFYGLLYDTTFMVDLSVDESKINSLADLRSERSANAIRLGIVSGFHGIWVGGKLTALSDSLHF, encoded by the coding sequence TTGACTCTTAATGCTTTATCTCACGGACTTGGTTGCCGCTTTGAAAGTTCTTTTAGTGGACATTATATTCCCGGATTAGAAGATGCTTTGCGTGTATTTGAAATTCATGAAACACAAGTTGGGGTGTTGGTGTTTATTGCCGAAGCTTTTACTTCTGCTTTTATAGTTTCGACACCCCAACACTACCGTGTTTTACACACCAGCTTGCTAGAGGATTTCTACGGTTTACTTTACGATACGACTTTCATGGTGGATCTATCTGTCGATGAGTCGAAAATTAATAGTTTGGCTGATTTGAGAAGTGAAAGAAGCGCAAATGCGATCCGATTGGGGATCGTTTCAGGGTTTCATGGCATTTGGGTGGGTGGAAAACTTACTGCGCTCTCAGATAGTTTACACTTTTAG
- a CDS encoding MlaE family lipid ABC transporter permease subunit gives MKVKLRPRDNLERSWIVRFGAAMLLFGQVWLHLLQGKMHSRHIMEHMVKAGPASIFPVLLVSGFAGMIFTIQTAKELVQFGAVNAVGGAFALAFCRELAPILTGCVIAGQVGSAFAAEIGAMRVTEQIDALYMLRTDPIDYLVLPRVIACCLMVPLLTIFALVMGVTAGAFAAFQFYQIDPQTFLDSVRSFLEPSDLVIIVLKGFLFGSMIAVLGCSWGLTTKGGVKQVGESATAAVVTTWVSIFVIDFVLSLLLFDKPIF, from the coding sequence ATAAAAGTGAAATTGCGACCAAGAGATAATTTAGAGCGATCGTGGATTGTACGCTTTGGAGCTGCTATGCTGCTTTTTGGTCAAGTTTGGCTGCATTTACTTCAAGGAAAAATGCACAGCCGTCATATTATGGAACATATGGTAAAAGCAGGACCTGCTTCTATCTTTCCAGTGTTGCTGGTAAGTGGTTTTGCCGGGATGATTTTTACTATTCAGACGGCAAAAGAATTAGTGCAATTCGGTGCGGTAAATGCTGTCGGTGGTGCTTTTGCTTTAGCTTTCTGCCGAGAATTAGCTCCTATTTTAACAGGTTGTGTAATTGCCGGACAAGTCGGTTCTGCTTTTGCCGCAGAAATAGGTGCAATGCGAGTCACAGAGCAAATTGATGCACTTTATATGCTGAGAACCGATCCAATAGATTATTTAGTTCTTCCCAGAGTCATTGCTTGCTGTTTAATGGTACCCTTATTAACAATTTTTGCCTTAGTTATGGGGGTAACTGCCGGAGCTTTTGCCGCCTTCCAATTTTATCAGATAGATCCCCAAACATTTTTAGATTCAGTTAGAAGTTTTTTAGAACCGTCAGATTTGGTGATTATTGTGCTAAAAGGATTTCTCTTTGGTTCAATGATTGCTGTCCTGGGTTGTAGTTGGGGACTAACTACCAAAGGAGGAGTAAAACAAGTAGGAGAATCAGCAACAGCGGCAGTTGTTACTACTTGGGTATCAATTTTTGTGATTGACTTTGTTTTATCTTTGCTGCTATTTGACAAACCTATATTTTAG